The following are encoded in a window of Trichomycterus rosablanca isolate fTriRos1 chromosome 13, fTriRos1.hap1, whole genome shotgun sequence genomic DNA:
- the atxn3 gene encoding ataxin-3 isoform X1, with amino-acid sequence MEAIFHEKQEGSLCAQHCLNNLLQGEYFTPVDLSSIAQQLDEEERMRMAEGGVQSEEYRTFLEQPSGNMDDSGFFSIQVISNALGVWGLELILFNSREYQRLMINPVNEKAFICNYKEHWFTVRKLGHQWFNLNSLLTGPELISDTYLALFLAQLQQEGYSIFVIRGNLPECEADQLLQIMRVEQHHRPKLIGEDEAQTSGPRNMGQHVVETRYGVQDGVINEDDDELKKALALSRQDIDVEDEEADLRRAIQLSMQGASGSSNPVPSKDAGIVVTPGSTGSTTAGETESLSAEELRKRRQAYFDRQSQQQMQSTSPQQQDLKPTASGAEQDGENQSKQ; translated from the exons ATGGAGGCTATATTCCACGAAAAA CAAGAAGGCTCGTTGTGTGCCCAGCACTGCCTAAATAACTTGCTTCAAGGGGAATATTTTACTCCGGTTGATCTGTCGTCCATCGCCCAGCAGTTAGATGAAGAGGAGAGGATGAGGATGGCTGAAGGTGGAGTGCAAAGTGAGGAGTACAGGACCTTTCTAGAG caaCCTTCTGGAAACATGGATGACAGCGGCTTCTTTTCAATTCAA GTTATTAGTAATGCTTTAGGAGTGTGGGGTTTGGAGCTGATCCTCTTTAACAGCCGTGAATACCAGCGACTAATGATAAACCCAGT AAATGAAAAAGCCTTTATATGTAACTACAAAGAGCATTGGTTTACAGTTCGAAAACTTGGACATCAG TGGTTCAATTTGAACTCGTTGTTAACGGGACCAGAGCTGATCTCTGATACATACCTTGCACTTTTCCTGGCAcaattacagcaagaag GCTATTCCATTTTTGTGATTCGGGGAAACTTGCCAGAATGTGAAGCAGACCAGCTTTTGCAGATCATGAGGGTGGAACAGCATCATCGACCAAAACTTATTGGAGAGGATGAGGCTCAGACCAGTGGTCCAAG aAACATGGGCCAGCATGTAGTCGAGACTAGGTATGGTGTTCAAGATGGTGTGATaaatgaggatgatgatgagttaAAGAAGGCCTTGGCACTTAGCAGACAGGATATAGATGTGGAAGATGAGGAAGCTGATCTGCGCAGAGCTATACAGCTCAGCATGCAAG GTGCCTCAGGGAGCAGCAATCCTGTACCTTCCAAGGATGCTGGTATAGTTGTAACTCCAGGCTCAACAGGGAGCACTACAGCTGGCGAAACAGAAAGCCTTAGTGCAGAAGAGCTTCGCAAGAGGAGACAGGCGTACTTTGACAG GCAGTCCCAGCAACAGATGCAGTCCACCTCGCCACAGCAACAGGACCTTAAACCAACTG CTTCAGGTGCAGAACAGGATGGTGAAAATCAAAGCAAGCAGTAA
- the atxn3 gene encoding ataxin-3 isoform X2, with amino-acid sequence MEAIFHEKQEGSLCAQHCLNNLLQGEYFTPVDLSSIAQQLDEEERMRMAEGGVQSEEYRTFLEQPSGNMDDSGFFSIQVISNALGVWGLELILFNSREYQRLMINPVNEKAFICNYKEHWFTVRKLGHQWFNLNSLLTGPELISDTYLALFLAQLQQEGYSIFVIRGNLPECEADQLLQIMRVEQHHRPKLIGEDEAQTSGPRNMGQHVVETRYGVQDGVINEDDDELKKALALSRQDIDVEDEEADLRRAIQLSMQGDVVKHVITQ; translated from the exons ATGGAGGCTATATTCCACGAAAAA CAAGAAGGCTCGTTGTGTGCCCAGCACTGCCTAAATAACTTGCTTCAAGGGGAATATTTTACTCCGGTTGATCTGTCGTCCATCGCCCAGCAGTTAGATGAAGAGGAGAGGATGAGGATGGCTGAAGGTGGAGTGCAAAGTGAGGAGTACAGGACCTTTCTAGAG caaCCTTCTGGAAACATGGATGACAGCGGCTTCTTTTCAATTCAA GTTATTAGTAATGCTTTAGGAGTGTGGGGTTTGGAGCTGATCCTCTTTAACAGCCGTGAATACCAGCGACTAATGATAAACCCAGT AAATGAAAAAGCCTTTATATGTAACTACAAAGAGCATTGGTTTACAGTTCGAAAACTTGGACATCAG TGGTTCAATTTGAACTCGTTGTTAACGGGACCAGAGCTGATCTCTGATACATACCTTGCACTTTTCCTGGCAcaattacagcaagaag GCTATTCCATTTTTGTGATTCGGGGAAACTTGCCAGAATGTGAAGCAGACCAGCTTTTGCAGATCATGAGGGTGGAACAGCATCATCGACCAAAACTTATTGGAGAGGATGAGGCTCAGACCAGTGGTCCAAG aAACATGGGCCAGCATGTAGTCGAGACTAGGTATGGTGTTCAAGATGGTGTGATaaatgaggatgatgatgagttaAAGAAGGCCTTGGCACTTAGCAGACAGGATATAGATGTGGAAGATGAGGAAGCTGATCTGCGCAGAGCTATACAGCTCAGCATGCAAG GAGACGTTGTAAAGCATGTCATCACGCAGTAA
- the LOC134324939 gene encoding gamma-aminobutyric acid receptor subunit rho-1 has translation MCTMQTDAEVMLICICVMVASGMSVHQMGYKPTFTHSRSRREMEVVDGGNHKSGSLIYRRTPDITKSPVTKSEQLLRIDDHDFTMRPAFGGPPIPVGVDVQVESLDTISEVDMDFTMTLYLRHYWKDERLSFPSTNNQSMTFDSRLVKKIWVPDLFFVHSKRSFIHDTTTDNVMLRVYPDGNVLYSLRVTVTAMCNMDLSRFPLDTQTCSLEIESYAYTDDDLMLYWKKGNESLNTDDRISLSQFLIQKFHTTTKLAFYSSTGWYNRLYIHFTLRRHIFFFLLQTYFPATLMVMLSWVSFWIDRQAVPARVPLGITTVLTMSTIITGVNASMPRVSYIKAVDIYLWVSFVFVFLSVIEYAAVNYLTTVQERTERKLREQLPCTCGIANPDEDLMVTTGFSDIDQSPTGNYGMPENGGRQERILAQFTIADNQTTSQVRNPRSYINIWIDTHAIDKYSRVIFPGAYTLFNIIYWSIYS, from the exons ATGTGTACCATGCAGACAGATGCTGAAGTAATGCTGATATGTATCTGTGTGATGGTGGCTTCTGGAATGTCTGTCCACCAAATGGGTTACAAACCGACCTTCACGCATAGCAG GAGTCGGAGGGAAATGGAAGTAGTGGATGGAGGAAATCACAAGTCTGGCAG TTTAATTTACAGACGAACTCCAGACATAACAAAATCACCTGTGACAAAATCAGAGCAATTATTAAGGATAGACGATCATGACTTTACAATGAGACCAGCATTTGGAG GACCTCCTATACCAGTGGGAGTGGATGTTCAGGTAGAGAGCCTTGATACTATCTCTGAGGTTGATATG GATTTCACTATGACTCTGTACCTGAGGCATTACTGGAAAGACGAGCGTCTGTCATTTCCGAGCACAAACAACCAAAGCATGACCTTCGACAGCAGGCTGGTAAAAAAGATCTGGGTGCCTGACCTGTTCTTTGTCCACTCAAAAAGATCTTTCATCCACGACACAACCACAGACAATGTGATGCTGCGGGTTTATCCTGATGGAAATGTGCTCTACAGCTTGag AGTAACAGTCACTGCCATGTGCAACATGGACCTCAGTCGTTTTCCGCTGGACACACAGACCTGCTCACTTGAGATAGAGAGCT ATGCCTACACGGATGATGACCTCATGTTGTACTGGAAGAAAGGAAATGAGTCTTTAAACACGGACGACAGAATCTCACTCTCACAGTTTCTCATCCAAAAGTTTCACACAACTACAAAGCTGGCTTTTTACAGCAGCACGG GCTGGTACAATAGGTTGTACATTCACTTTACCCTTCGACGCcacatcttcttcttcttgctgCAGACGTATTTTCCTGCAACGCTAATGGTCATGTTGTCATGGGTATCGTTTTGGATTGACCGCCAGGCGGTGCCTGCTAGAGTTCCTTTAG GTATCACTACAGTCCTTACAATGTCCACCATCATCACTGGAGTAAATGCCTCCATGCCGCGTGTATCCTACATCAAGGCTGTGGATATCTACCTCTGGGTcagctttgtgtttgtgttcctCTCTGTGATAGAATACGCTGCTGTGAACTACCTGACCACAGTACAAGAGCGCACAGAGAGGAAACTTCGAGAACAA TTACCCTGCACGTGTGGTATAGCAAACCCAGACGAGGACTTGATGGTGACCACCGGCTTTAGTGACATAGACCAAAGTCCAACAGGGAATTATGGAATGCCAGAGAATGGAGGGAGGCAGGAGAGGATCTTGGCTCAGTTCACAATAGCAGATAATCAGACCACCAGCCAGGTGAGAAACCCAAGAAGCTACATCAACATCTGGATAGACACTCACGCTATAGACAAGTACTCACGAGTGATCTTTCCTGGAGCTTACACCCTGTtcaacatcatctactggtccATCTATTCATAA